From Topomyia yanbarensis strain Yona2022 chromosome 1, ASM3024719v1, whole genome shotgun sequence, one genomic window encodes:
- the LOC131693081 gene encoding chaoptin has protein sequence MMHRWWPKLGQTQPYYKYLWRCWLLVGLVLLHQISYGRMEEILRLRAGESGRGGGGGHRQPLQQLEEQEFSSASSNEIECPSFAENSACPCYKFEDGLFLECPSITAEALRSTLQLISAPIQSLSVYEFDRSVKSLTADLFAPAHSHLGAVPSSTGGGSDVNIRHLQFSHSNLQQLKEQSLNNLRAHLESLSIVNGKLTQVPTKALSGMKKLMVLDFELNEIGSVEEYAFYGLHLVKLNLKGNRLERIPENGLVGLEDSLAEIDFSENRLKQFPTAALKRLENLRSVRLSMNEINSLEQDDSYARFGSLVFLDLSLNNFVELYSDVFNPFPFLKTLSLYNNFIELVHRDSFVSLKELQSLDLSHNKIVFVDAEVFAANRKLHTVDLSHNHIHYVSGVFSNLPLLREIFLSENNILELTDDCFNNSSSVKVIYLENNSIQRVDADTLSTLFNLEQLYLSGNHIQRVPGGFFETTSKLHALSLDNNMISELDVRLLRRLPNLREVRLNDNQIRLIKEQLFSGLENLMELHLQNNAIRVIERYAFKHCQQLQYINLQENVLDEIDTIFAYTADASAPNHLQQPLTARGKLITTKTGPGSDPSSFGNLGITSESSSSSSLLSIQLNSNSIKYLHEHSFQGQTSVQTIWLENNMLKNIDKMLFADLIHLERLYLKNNSLANIELGAFDSLRMLKYLDLSANRLSSLNAELFRSTLELDELYLGDNHLEKLGANAFGALHKLRILDLSYNQLGVLQSNVFQSNFSVSVINLKACGLTQLEPGAFKGLHNLNELNLEQNQLASEDIKQIDASSLRTLRLSANNFSVIRVNMLDRLPSLQVLALDRCSIRDLSFMLFNKNNNLVKLDLSHNHLRTLKRNIFNNLNVFKELRLHNNSINDFPHVALSNVSTLELLSLSKNQLTSVDFFKLNGLPNLRQLDLRDNSISSLSGFNTITLPHLDMIDLSGNLLLALPENFFKHSITLQRIDLSCNRFSQIPNAALSESSLARLAWLNLTGNPLQRIHQSMTSDSEQRRYPHLKELHISQTNLTILTSKDFEIYPALQRLYLLHNRINRVSPGAFVALANLQILDLSINEIEILPKERLQGLRLLEILNISTNNIKELDEFTDDLQKLKFLDVSSNQLERIQKNTLRHLVALQELHLYGNRIISVSSDAFRSLRNLRTLDLRKNYFEYVPLRALKPLETHLKELRVEENPLVCSCDTQELWEWLSDHRKWTTGFDNVKCEQPPEVQGKNLLTMEPQEFCDIPLILKIAIQDIQPYSVLVSWQSREHSGLHGYHVIFHSLDTVEDIRGRTLNRLANSAKLDRLSSNTRYLICVLGLGNWLSYQSDIQSLLNQSNQIQNQILNNHQGFMSEEMDSTSFSNTLLSLMMDTPTSRCTEVRTLDAIGPNPMAEVDGMSSQGIIHSILTRRLGLIVGCCLGIIVFIVLISVLGYLKIKKQRVEAAKRQQQQPMAPEFISYRHFSIPNDEHGRDGVAGGGTNTFLHGNHQQIQTSDGHPSFISGAVLGTTTTLNGGSTTLGGIGEDRGKVFDS, from the exons ATGATGCATCGTTGGTGGCCGAAACTGGGGCAAACACAGCCCTACTACAAGTACCTATGGCGCTGCTGGCTACTGGTCGGTCTAGTTCTTCTGCACCAGATTAGCTACGGACGAATGGAGGAAATACTTCGTCTGCGGGCTGGAGAATCAGGaagaggaggaggaggaggtcACCGACAACCCCTGCAACAGCTGGAAGAACAAGAATTCAGCTCGGCCTCGTCGAACGAGATCGAGTGTCCGAGTTTTGCGGAGAACTCGGCCTGTCCTTGCTACAAGTTTGAGGATG GACTCTTTCTCGAGTGTCCCAGCATAACGGCGGAAGCGCTACGCTCCACACTGCAGCTTATATCGGCCCCCATCCAGTCGCTGTCCGTGTACGAGTTCGACCGTTCGGTAAAGTCACTAACCGCAGACCTGTTTGCTCCAGCGCACTCACACTTGGGTGCGGTCCCCAGTTCGACTGGCGGTGGCAGCGATGTCAACATTCGACATCTTCAGTTCTCCCACTCCAATCTGCAGCAGCTCAAGGAGCAGAGTTTGAATAACTTACGAGCACATCTCGAGAGCTTAAGTATTGTAAATGGAAAACTGACACAA GTGCCCACAAAAGCCCTCAGCGGCATGAAGAAGCTAATGGTGCTGGACTTTGAGCTGAACGAGATTGGTTCGGTTGAGGAGTACGCCTTCTACGGTTTGCACTTGGTCAAGCTGAACCTGAAGGGAAACCGGCTGGAGCGGATTCCGGAGAATGGCCTAGTCGGACTAGAGGACTCACTGGCGGAGATTGACTTTTCCGAGAACCGGCTAAAGCAGTTCCCAACAGCTGCTCTGAAGCGATTGGAAAATCTCCGGTCGGTGCGGCTGTCCATGAATGAGATTAACTCGCTGGAGCAGGACGATAGTTACGCCCGGTTTGGATCGCTGGTGTTTCTGGATTTGagtttgaacaattttgttgagcTGTACAGTGATGTGTTTAATCCGTTTCCGTTCCTGAAGACGTTATCGTTGTATAATAATTTCATCGAACTGGTGCATAGGGATAGTTTTGTGTCGTTGAAGGAGCTCCAATCGCTAGATTTGAGCCATAATAAGATAGTGTTTGTGGATGCGGAAGTGTTTGCGGCCAACAGGAAGCTGCATACGGTGGACCTGAGTCACAACCATATACACTACGTGAGTGGTGTGTTTTCCAATCTGCCTCTGCTGAGGGAGATTTTCCTGAGTGAGAATAATATCCTAGAGTTGACGGATGACTGTTTTAATAACTCGAGTAGTGTTAAGGTGATTTATTTGGAGAATAACTCAATTCAAAGGGTAGACGCGGATACCTTGTCGACGTTGTTCAATCTGGAGCAGCTGTATCTGAGTGGAAATCACATTCAGCGAGTTCCGGGAGGGTTCTTCGAAACGACAAGTAAACTCCACGCGCTTAGCTTAGATAACAATATGATAAGTGAATTAGACGTAAGACTTTTGCGACGATTGCCGAATCTGCGGGAAGTTCGGTTAAACGATAATCAAATTAGACTTATTAAAGAGCAACTATTTTCCGGGCTGGAAAATTTAATGGAACTTCATTTGCAAAATAATGCGATCCGAGTGATTGAAAGATACGCCTTCAAACACTGTCAGCAGCTCCAGTATATCAATTTGCAGGAGAATGTACTGGATGAGATTGACACTATTTTCGCCTACACTGCTGACGCATCAGCGCCCAATCATCTCCAGCAACCCCTAACGGCGCGGGGAAAACTTATCACAACGAAAACCGGTCCCGGTAGCGATCCATCATCGTTTGGTAATTTGGGCATAACGTCCGAGTCATCCTCGTCATCGTCGTTACTTTCAATTCAATTAAATTCCAATTCCATCAAGTATCTTCACGAGCACTCGTTTCAAGGCCAGACCAGTGTGCAGACAATTTGGTTGGAAAATAACATGcttaaaaatatcgacaagatGCTGTTCGCTGATTTGATACACTTGGAGCGactttatttgaaaaataattcaCTGGCCAACATCGAACTGGGTGCGTTCGATTCCCTTCGGATGTTGAAATATCTGGATTTGAGTGCAAATCGATTATCCAGCTTGAATGCGGAGCTTTTCAGAAGTACATTAGAGCTCGATGAGCTCTATTTAGGTGACAATCATCTTGAAAAATTAGGTGCAAACGCGTTCGGTGCTCTTCACAAGCTTCGAATATTAGATCTGAGCTACAATCAGTTGGGAGTGCTACAGTCGAACGTTTTCCAATCAAACTTTTCCGTCAGTGTGATTAATCTGAAGGCATGTGGGCTGACCCAACTCGAACCGGGTGCCTTCAAGGGGCTGCATAATTTGAACGAGCTAAATTTGGAGCAGAATCAGTTGGCATCGGAAGACATCAAACAGATCGACGCAAGTTCTTTGAGAACTTTAAGGCTTTCAGCAAACAATTTTTCTGTGATACGAGTAAACATGTTGGATCGGCTACCTTCGCTGCAAGTTTTGGCTCTGGATCGGTGTTCGATTCGTGACCTGTCGTTTATGttgtttaataaaaataataatctaGTTAAATTGGACCTTAGTCACAATCACCTTCGAACGttgaaacgaaatattttcaataatttaaatGTGTTTAAAGAACTGCGGTTGCACAATAACAGCATCAACGATTTTCCACACGTAGCTCTATCCAACGTCTCAACGTTGGAGCTATTATCTTTGTCGAAGAATCAGCTAACCAGTGTGGACTTTTTCAAACTAAATGGTCTTCCGAATCTTCGTCAACTGGATCTTCGGGACAACAGTATTTCCTCCCTGTCCGGCTTCAACACCATCACTCTACCTCATCTGGATATGATCGATCTTAGTGGAAACCTTCTGCTAGCTCTTCCGGAGAATTTTTTCAAGCACTCAATCACCCTCCAGCGAATAGACTTATCCTGCAATCGATTCAGTCAAATCCCGAACGCTGCTCTTTCGGAATCATCCCTTGCCCGTCTCGCTTGGCTAAATCTCACCGGTAACCCGTTGCAACGAATACATCAAAGCATGACCTCCGATTCCGAGCAACGACGCTATCCCCATCTGAAGGAACTGCACATCAGCCAAACGAATCTAACGATTCTGACGAGTAAGGACTTTGAAATTTACCCTGCCTTGCAGCGACTTTACCTGCTACACAACCGAATCAACCGAGTATCTCCCGGCGCTTTCGTCGCCTTGGCAAACCTGCAGATTTTGGACCTTAGCATTAACGAAATCGAAATCCTGCCTAAAGAACGGCTCCAGGGACTACGCTTGCTGGAGATTCTTAACATATCCACCAACAACATCAAAGAGCTGGACGAATTTACCGACGATTTGCAGAAGCTGAAATTCTTGGATGTCTCCTCCAACCAGTTGGAAAGGATCCAGAAAAATACGCTGCGCCACTTAGTGGCGCTACAGGAACTGCATTTGTACGGCAATCGAATCATCAGCGTTTCGTCTGATGCATTCCGATCGCTGAGAAACCTCCGAACGTTGGATCTGCGCAAAAACTATTTCGAGTATGTTCCGCTGAGGGCGCTGAAACCGTTGGAGACGCATCTCAAGGAACTGCGGGTCGAAG AAAATCCCCTGGTCTGCTCGTGCGATACCCAGGAACTGTGGGAGTGGCTAAGTGACCATCGAAAGTGGACCACCGGGTTCGACAATGTCAAGTGCGAACAACCACCGGAAGTGCAGGGCAAAAATCTGCTGACGATGGAACCACAAGAATTTTGTGACATTCCGCTAATACTGAAAATTGCCATACAGGATATACAGCCCTACTCGGTGCTGGTTTCATGGCAAAGCAGGGAACATTCCGGCCTCCATGGGTATCATGTGATATTCCACTCGCTGGACACGGTGGAGGAT ATCCGTGGCAGAACGCTTAATCGGTTGGCCAACTCGGCCAAACTGGATCGCCTATCGTCGAACACTCGCTATCTGATCTGCGTCCTCGGGCTGGGAAACTGGCTGTCCTATCAGAGCGACATCCAAAGTCTGCTGAACCAGTCGAACCAGATCCAGAACCAAATTCTGAATAACCACCAGGGCTTCATGAGCGAGGAGATGGACAGCACCTCCTTCTCCAACACGCTGCTCTCGTTGATGATGGATACTCCGACTTCGCGGTGTACGGAGGTACGCACTCTGGATGCTATCGGGCCCAATCCGATGGCGGAGGTGGATGGAATGTCCAGCCAAGGCATTATCCATTCGATCCTGACCCGTCGGTTGGGACTGATTGTCGGGTGCTGTTTGGGAATTATCGTGTTTATAGTGCTAATTTCGGTTCTGGGTTATCTTAAAATCAAGAAACAGCGGGTGGAGGCGGCAAagcggcagcagcagcaaccaATGGCGCCGGAGTTTATTTCGTATCGGCATTTTTCTATTCCTAACGACGAACACGGTCGTGATGGGGTGGCCGGTGGTGGAACGAACACCTTCCTGCACGGCAATCACCAGCAGATACAGACCAGCGATGGTCACCCCAGCTTTATATCCGGAGCAGTGTTGGGGACAACCACGACCCTGAATGGTGGCAGCACCACTCTCGGTGGCATCGGCGAGGATCGGGGGAAGGTATTCGACAGTTGA